In the genome of Muntiacus reevesi chromosome 5, mMunRee1.1, whole genome shotgun sequence, one region contains:
- the LOC136168695 gene encoding mucin-2-like, producing MPYCLNYEINVYCCVHCASTPSTTTTETPGSSSTTTTSETPTPTPTTTGTPTPTTPTPATSTSTTEGTATVTPTSPCLPDCRWTGWLDSGKPNDTKADGDVESLENVCAKGWVANISCRAADSPEVPLQELEQTVVCDTSVGLVCKNEDQKSGGATPTPACLNYEIDVYCCFVPPFCVTTPSTTTTETQTTTPTVTGTPSQ from the coding sequence ATGCCTTACTGCCTCAACTACGAGATCAACGTCTACTGCTGTGTTCACTGTGCATCCACACCTTCCACCACCACTACGGAGACCCCAGGCTCATCATCCACCACCACAACCTCAGAGACCCCAACCCCAACACCCACGACCACAGGGACCCCaacacccaccacccccaccccagccacaaGCACGTCTACCACAGAAGGGACTGCCACGGTGACACCAACCTCTCCGTGTTTGCCGGACTGCAGGTGGACTGGCTGGCTGGACTCAGGTAAACCGAATGATACCAAAGCAGATGGAGATGTTGAATCCCTTGAGAACGTCTGTGCGAAGGGCTGGGTAGCCAATATCTCCTGCAGAGCGGCTGACTCTCCTGAGGTTCCCCTCCAAGAGCTTGAACAAACTGTGGTGTGCGACACCTCTGTTGGGCTTGTCTGCAAAAACGAGGACCAGAAGTCAGGGGGAGCCACCCCCACGCCTGCCTGCCTCAACTATGAGATCGACGTCTACTGCTGTTTTGTTCCACCTTTCTGTGTCACCACACCTTCGACCACCACCACGGAGACCCAAACCACGACGCCCACTGTGACAGGGACCCCAAGCCAG